In Nocardioides conyzicola, one genomic interval encodes:
- a CDS encoding O-acetylhomoserine aminocarboxypropyltransferase/cysteine synthase family protein — protein sequence MTEPRVEDDHDFGFETRQLHAGQRPDPNTGARAVPIFQTTSYVFEDPESAAAYFNLQEYGNTYSRIMNPTVAVFEERVANLEGGAGAVAFASGIGAQAAALFTLLEPGDHLVSSQALYGGTVNQLKHLLRKMNVELTWVDPDDHDAWRAAVQPNTKAFFAETIGNPAGNVLDIEVVAGIAHEHELPLIVDSTFATPYLCRPIEWGADIVIHSATKFIGGHGTSIGGVVVEAGTFDWSNGRFPVVAEPSPAYHGLKFHETFGTYGYLMKLRAETLRDLGAALSPFNAFLLLQGLETLSLRMERHVTNAQAVAAFLESHELASKVTYPGLPSSRYAPLVEKYLPLGAGAVFSFDCAGGRAGGTGLISGLTLWSHLANVGDAKSLVIHPASTTHRQLSDEELAAAGVGPGTVRLSVGTESVDDLIWDLETALTRVGKVVAP from the coding sequence GTGACAGAGCCACGCGTCGAGGACGACCACGACTTCGGCTTCGAGACCCGGCAGCTCCACGCCGGGCAGCGACCCGACCCCAACACCGGCGCCCGCGCGGTGCCGATCTTCCAGACGACCAGCTACGTGTTCGAGGACCCGGAGTCCGCGGCGGCGTACTTCAACCTGCAGGAGTACGGCAACACCTACTCGCGGATCATGAACCCCACGGTCGCGGTCTTCGAGGAGCGGGTGGCCAACCTCGAGGGCGGGGCCGGTGCGGTCGCCTTCGCGAGCGGCATCGGCGCCCAGGCCGCCGCGCTCTTCACGCTGCTGGAGCCCGGCGACCACCTGGTCTCGTCGCAGGCGCTCTACGGCGGCACGGTCAACCAGCTCAAGCACCTGCTGCGCAAGATGAACGTGGAGCTCACCTGGGTCGACCCCGACGACCACGACGCGTGGCGGGCCGCCGTGCAGCCGAACACCAAGGCGTTCTTCGCCGAGACGATCGGCAACCCGGCCGGCAACGTGCTCGACATCGAGGTCGTCGCCGGCATCGCCCACGAGCACGAGCTGCCGCTCATCGTGGACAGCACCTTCGCCACGCCGTACCTCTGCCGTCCGATCGAGTGGGGCGCCGACATCGTCATCCACTCGGCGACCAAGTTCATCGGCGGTCACGGCACCAGCATCGGCGGCGTGGTCGTCGAGGCCGGCACGTTCGACTGGTCCAACGGGCGCTTCCCGGTCGTGGCCGAGCCGTCGCCGGCGTACCACGGGCTGAAGTTCCACGAGACGTTCGGCACCTACGGCTACCTGATGAAGCTGCGGGCCGAGACGCTGCGCGACCTCGGTGCGGCGCTGTCGCCGTTCAACGCGTTCCTGCTGCTGCAGGGGCTCGAGACGCTGTCGCTGCGGATGGAGCGGCACGTCACCAACGCGCAGGCGGTGGCGGCGTTCCTCGAGTCGCACGAGCTCGCGTCGAAGGTGACCTATCCCGGTCTGCCGAGCAGCAGGTACGCGCCGCTCGTCGAGAAGTACCTGCCGCTCGGCGCCGGCGCGGTCTTCTCCTTCGACTGCGCCGGCGGCCGCGCCGGCGGCACAGGGCTGATCAGCGGGCTGACGCTCTGGTCCCACCTGGCCAACGTCGGCGACGCGAAGAGCCTGGTGATCCACCCCGCCAGCACCACCCACCGCCAGCTCAGCGACGAGGAGCTCGCCGCGGCCGGGGTGGGGCCGGGGACGGTGCGGCTCTCCGTCGGCACCGAGTCGGTCGACGACCTGATCTGGGACCTCGAGACGGCCCTGACCCGCGTCGGGAAGGTGGTCGCGCCATGA
- a CDS encoding CoA-binding protein: MTDLGRFQDPLVIQRVLHSAKTIAVVGLSANELRASYFVGYYLKRHGYRVIPVNPRETEILGETSYASLRDVPVPVDIVNVFRAPDALPEIAADTVAIGAGAMWCQFGVVNDEGNRIAEDGGVDLVVDRCIKVEHARYVGRMHWLGFNTKRITSVRTGLQ, from the coding sequence ATGACCGACCTCGGTCGCTTCCAGGACCCGCTGGTGATCCAGCGGGTGCTGCACAGCGCGAAGACCATCGCCGTCGTCGGCCTGTCCGCCAACGAGCTGCGGGCCAGCTACTTCGTCGGCTACTACCTGAAGCGGCACGGCTACCGGGTGATCCCGGTCAACCCCCGCGAGACCGAGATCCTCGGCGAGACGTCGTACGCCTCGCTGCGCGACGTCCCCGTGCCCGTCGACATCGTCAACGTCTTCCGTGCCCCCGACGCCCTGCCGGAGATCGCGGCCGACACGGTCGCGATCGGTGCCGGGGCGATGTGGTGCCAGTTCGGCGTGGTCAACGACGAGGGCAACCGGATCGCCGAGGACGGCGGTGTCGACCTGGTCGTGGACCGCTGCATCAAGGTCGAGCACGCGCGGTACGTCGGCCGGATGCACTGGCTCGGCTTCAACACGAAGCGGATCACGTCCGTGCGGACCGGCCTGCAGTAG
- a CDS encoding carboxymuconolactone decarboxylase family protein: protein MGKFDDLPETRRTGLEKMEQVYGFDMTDGAGDFFAITADHLFAEIWTRPGLSDRDRRLLLIGLLAGSGGHDVLTIQIPAAYAAGELDDEQLREIVIFLCHYAGWPNGARINSIVEDTIAKAARAKAKAARAAEEA from the coding sequence ATGGGCAAGTTCGACGACCTCCCCGAGACCCGCCGCACCGGCCTCGAGAAGATGGAGCAGGTCTACGGCTTCGACATGACCGACGGCGCCGGCGACTTCTTCGCCATCACCGCCGACCACCTCTTCGCCGAGATCTGGACCCGGCCCGGCCTCTCCGACCGTGACCGGCGCCTGCTGCTGATCGGCCTCCTCGCCGGCAGCGGCGGCCACGACGTGCTCACGATCCAGATCCCCGCGGCGTACGCCGCCGGCGAGCTCGACGACGAGCAGCTGCGCGAGATCGTGATCTTCCTGTGCCACTACGCCGGCTGGCCCAACGGCGCGCGGATCAACTCGATCGTCGAGGACACCATCGCGAAGGCCGCCCGGGCGAAGGCCAAGGCCGCGAGGGCTGCCGAGGAGGCCTGA
- a CDS encoding NAD(P)-dependent oxidoreductase: MSTRVGFIGLGNIGKPMALRLASSSEVQLTVYDVAPDPVAELERAGARAATSVAALAAKADVICVMVRDDDQVRDVLGEILGVSGDGQTVVIHSTVGPDTPGQLADTAGRHGVKVVDAPVSGGAMGAADGTLAIMVGGSDEAFAAARPALEVMGSLVTHAGPIGAGTKLKLARNLMHFVAFTAATEAQRLAEAAGLDLVELGKVVRHTDAITGGPGAIMHRATTAPIAQDDFWYGVFGHVLALGEKDLTFAIDLADELDVDVPLARLALDRLGPGLGLPSKEK; this comes from the coding sequence ATGAGCACCCGCGTCGGGTTCATCGGGCTCGGCAACATCGGCAAGCCGATGGCGCTGCGGCTCGCGTCGTCGTCCGAGGTCCAGCTCACCGTGTACGACGTCGCGCCCGACCCGGTCGCCGAGCTGGAGCGGGCCGGCGCGCGGGCGGCGACCAGCGTGGCCGCCCTCGCCGCGAAGGCCGACGTCATCTGCGTGATGGTGCGCGACGACGACCAGGTGCGCGACGTGCTGGGGGAGATCCTCGGCGTGAGCGGCGACGGGCAGACCGTCGTCATCCACTCGACCGTCGGGCCCGACACCCCGGGCCAGCTCGCCGACACGGCGGGCCGGCACGGCGTCAAGGTGGTCGACGCCCCCGTCAGCGGTGGCGCGATGGGGGCCGCCGACGGCACGCTCGCGATCATGGTCGGCGGGTCGGACGAGGCGTTCGCGGCCGCTCGGCCCGCGCTCGAGGTGATGGGGTCGCTGGTCACGCACGCCGGGCCGATCGGGGCCGGCACCAAGCTCAAGCTGGCGCGCAACCTGATGCACTTCGTGGCGTTCACCGCCGCGACCGAGGCCCAGCGCCTCGCCGAGGCGGCCGGCCTCGACCTGGTCGAGCTCGGCAAGGTGGTGCGCCACACCGACGCGATCACCGGCGGGCCGGGCGCGATCATGCACCGCGCGACGACCGCACCGATCGCCCAGGACGACTTCTGGTACGGCGTGTTCGGCCACGTCCTCGCGCTGGGCGAGAAGGACCTGACCTTCGCGATCGATCTCGCCGACGAGCTCGACGTCGACGTGCCTCTCGCCCGCCTCGCCCTGGACCGCCTCGGTCCCGGGCTCGGGCTCCCGAGCAAGGAGAAGTGA
- a CDS encoding SDR family oxidoreductase, with amino-acid sequence MSKRFENKVVVVTGAAQGIGEAYARALAAEGASVVVADLNAEAGQKVAADIGGLFVRCDVSSHEDAAALVAATVEAYGGIDGLVNNAAIYGEMAFDLLISVDWDYYKKFMSVNMDGALVMTRAVYPEIQKRGGGSIVNQSSTAAYLYSGFYGLAKVGVNGLTHQLAHELGGLKIRVNAIAPGPTDTAATRTQAGDAAKDLVKGLALKRMGQPEDMVGACLFLLSDESSWVTGQIIAVDGGQTFRA; translated from the coding sequence GTGAGCAAGCGTTTCGAGAACAAGGTCGTCGTCGTGACCGGCGCGGCCCAGGGCATCGGCGAGGCGTACGCACGCGCCCTGGCGGCGGAGGGCGCCTCGGTCGTCGTGGCCGACCTCAACGCCGAGGCGGGTCAGAAGGTCGCGGCCGACATCGGTGGGCTCTTCGTCCGCTGCGACGTGTCGTCTCACGAGGACGCTGCGGCGCTCGTGGCGGCGACGGTCGAGGCGTACGGCGGGATCGACGGCCTGGTCAACAACGCCGCGATCTACGGCGAGATGGCGTTCGACCTGCTGATCAGCGTCGACTGGGACTACTACAAGAAGTTCATGTCGGTGAACATGGACGGCGCGCTGGTGATGACCCGCGCGGTCTACCCGGAGATCCAGAAGCGGGGCGGTGGCTCGATCGTCAACCAGAGCTCCACCGCGGCGTACCTCTACTCCGGCTTCTACGGCCTGGCCAAGGTCGGCGTCAACGGGCTCACCCACCAGCTCGCCCACGAGCTCGGCGGCCTGAAGATCCGGGTCAACGCGATCGCCCCCGGCCCGACGGACACCGCGGCGACGCGCACGCAGGCCGGCGACGCCGCCAAGGACCTGGTCAAGGGACTCGCGCTCAAGCGGATGGGCCAGCCCGAGGACATGGTCGGCGCGTGCCTCTTCCTGCTCTCCGACGAGTCGTCGTGGGTGACCGGCCAGATCATCGCCGTCGACGGCGGACAGACGTTCCGGGCATGA
- a CDS encoding aldehyde dehydrogenase yields MTISTPAAQQLVDGKLVAASDGTTYPILNPATGLEIGQAPDGTPADVEGAIAAARRAFDETDWSTNTELRVRCLRQLHQALLDHADAFRDLTTAEVGMPGFMMGAAGFDVPVEGLKWVTDLLESYEFETDLGVAKPMGIKSRRTVRREAVGVVAAITPWNVPTQINLAKVGPALAAGCTVVLKPAPDTPWVACELGRLVAEHTDIPAGVFNVVTPRSNEVAAVLSTDPRVDMVSFTGSTQVGRAIMAAAAPTLKKVFLELGGKSAAIALDDADVASVAGATAFTACIHAGQGCAITTRLIVPREKYDEAVQVAAATMESIGAKDPADPGAICGPVISQVQRDRVEAYLRLAEEEGGSFATGGHVIDQAGFWIEPTVIAGLDNSSRLAQEEIFGPVLVVIPHDGDDDAVRIANDSAYGLSGSVDSGDVERAKAVAARIRTGTIAVNGGVWFSPDAPFGGYKQSGIGREMGVAGFEEYLETKTVAEPA; encoded by the coding sequence ATGACGATCTCGACCCCCGCCGCTCAGCAGCTCGTCGACGGCAAGCTCGTCGCGGCGTCGGACGGCACGACGTACCCGATCCTCAACCCCGCAACGGGTCTGGAGATCGGCCAGGCACCGGACGGCACCCCAGCGGACGTCGAGGGGGCGATCGCTGCAGCCCGCCGGGCCTTCGACGAGACCGACTGGTCGACGAACACCGAGCTCCGGGTCCGATGCCTGCGCCAGCTCCACCAGGCGCTGCTCGACCACGCCGACGCCTTCCGGGACCTGACGACCGCCGAGGTCGGCATGCCGGGCTTCATGATGGGCGCGGCCGGGTTCGACGTGCCCGTCGAGGGCCTGAAGTGGGTCACCGACCTGCTGGAGTCCTACGAGTTCGAGACCGACCTCGGCGTGGCGAAGCCGATGGGGATCAAGAGCCGTCGGACCGTACGCCGCGAGGCGGTCGGCGTCGTCGCGGCGATCACGCCGTGGAACGTTCCCACCCAGATCAACCTGGCCAAGGTCGGCCCGGCGCTCGCCGCCGGTTGCACCGTGGTGCTGAAGCCCGCGCCGGACACCCCGTGGGTGGCCTGCGAGCTCGGTCGACTGGTCGCCGAGCACACCGATATCCCGGCGGGCGTCTTCAACGTCGTCACGCCGCGGTCCAACGAGGTCGCGGCCGTGCTCTCGACCGACCCGCGCGTCGACATGGTGTCCTTCACCGGGTCGACACAGGTCGGTCGCGCAATCATGGCGGCCGCCGCGCCGACGCTGAAGAAGGTCTTCCTCGAACTCGGCGGCAAGTCCGCCGCGATCGCCCTCGACGACGCCGACGTCGCCTCGGTCGCCGGCGCGACGGCTTTCACCGCCTGCATCCACGCCGGCCAGGGCTGTGCGATCACCACGCGGCTGATCGTGCCGCGGGAGAAGTACGACGAGGCGGTGCAGGTCGCCGCGGCCACGATGGAGTCCATCGGGGCCAAGGACCCGGCCGACCCCGGCGCGATCTGCGGGCCGGTCATCTCGCAGGTCCAGCGCGACCGGGTCGAGGCCTACCTGCGCCTGGCCGAGGAGGAGGGCGGCAGCTTCGCCACCGGTGGCCACGTCATCGACCAGGCCGGCTTCTGGATCGAGCCGACCGTCATCGCCGGCCTCGACAACTCCTCGCGCCTGGCGCAGGAGGAGATCTTCGGACCCGTGCTGGTCGTCATCCCGCACGACGGCGACGACGACGCGGTGCGCATCGCCAACGACTCGGCGTACGGCCTCTCCGGCTCGGTCGACTCGGGTGACGTCGAGCGCGCGAAGGCCGTCGCCGCCCGGATCCGCACCGGCACCATCGCCGTCAACGGCGGGGTGTGGTTCAGCCCCGACGCGCCGTTCGGTGGCTACAAGCAGTCCGGCATCGGCCGGGAGATGGGCGTCGCCGGCTTCGAGGAGTACCTCGAGACCAAGACCGTCGCGGAGCCCGCCTAA
- a CDS encoding ferredoxin — translation MSWRVVADLGLCQGHQMCTGEAPDVFAFDDGTDQVVVLQEHPDDSLRPQVESAVKYCPAMALAIQEEQ, via the coding sequence GTGAGCTGGCGGGTCGTCGCCGACCTCGGGCTCTGCCAGGGGCACCAGATGTGCACCGGCGAGGCGCCGGACGTCTTCGCCTTCGACGACGGCACCGACCAGGTCGTCGTGCTCCAGGAGCACCCCGACGACTCGCTGCGCCCGCAGGTCGAGTCGGCCGTGAAGTACTGCCCAGCCATGGCGCTCGCCATCCAGGAGGAACAGTGA
- a CDS encoding cytochrome P450: MTVTQIPEVSYAVEDDGYGHLAEMRVDPIGLFERVRAECGEIGRFRLADKDVVLVSGAEANEQFFRAPDSTLDQAAAYPFMTPIFGKGVVFDASPEERQQMLKNQALRGDMMRGHAATIEAEINRMVADWGDEGEIDLLDWFAELTIYTTSSCLIGKPFRQELDSSFAHYYHELEQGTDAIAYVDPYADIESFRRRDAAREKLVELVQGIIDRRKVRGKVAREDRDLLDVLISIDMTADYITGIFISMMFAGHHTSSGTASWALIELMRNPGVMKDVVAELDDLYADGSEVSFQALRSIPQLEAALKETLRLHPPLIILMRVVAEEIELAGHTIQPGTVVAASPRVSNRIAEDFPEPERFDPSRYLDERQEDLQNRWTWIPFGAGKHRCVGNAFAMMQMKAIFSVILRDYEFEMTQPSETYRDDVSKMVIQLQQPCRVRYRRRQR, encoded by the coding sequence TTGACCGTCACGCAGATCCCGGAAGTCTCGTACGCCGTCGAGGACGACGGCTACGGCCACCTGGCCGAGATGCGGGTCGACCCGATCGGTCTCTTCGAGCGGGTGCGCGCGGAGTGCGGCGAGATCGGCCGCTTCAGGCTGGCCGACAAGGACGTCGTCCTCGTGTCGGGTGCGGAGGCCAACGAGCAGTTCTTCCGGGCGCCGGACTCCACGCTCGACCAGGCCGCGGCGTACCCCTTCATGACCCCGATCTTCGGCAAGGGCGTCGTCTTCGACGCCTCGCCCGAGGAGCGCCAGCAGATGCTCAAGAACCAGGCACTGCGCGGCGACATGATGCGCGGCCACGCCGCGACGATCGAGGCCGAGATCAACCGAATGGTCGCCGACTGGGGCGACGAGGGCGAGATCGACCTGCTCGACTGGTTCGCGGAGCTGACGATCTACACGACCTCGTCGTGCCTGATCGGCAAGCCCTTCCGGCAGGAGCTCGACTCGTCGTTCGCGCACTACTACCACGAGCTCGAGCAGGGCACGGACGCCATCGCGTACGTCGATCCCTACGCCGACATCGAGTCCTTCCGCCGGCGCGACGCCGCGCGCGAGAAGCTCGTCGAGCTGGTGCAGGGGATCATCGACCGGCGCAAGGTGCGCGGCAAGGTCGCCCGCGAGGACCGCGACCTGCTCGACGTGCTGATCTCGATCGACATGACCGCCGACTACATCACCGGAATCTTCATCTCGATGATGTTCGCGGGCCACCACACCTCGTCGGGCACGGCGTCCTGGGCGCTGATCGAGCTGATGCGCAACCCTGGGGTGATGAAGGACGTCGTCGCCGAGCTCGACGACCTGTACGCCGACGGCTCCGAGGTGTCCTTCCAGGCGCTGCGCTCGATCCCGCAGCTGGAGGCCGCGCTCAAGGAGACCCTGCGGCTGCACCCGCCGCTGATCATCCTGATGCGCGTGGTCGCCGAGGAGATCGAGCTGGCGGGGCACACCATCCAGCCCGGCACCGTCGTCGCCGCGTCCCCGCGGGTGTCGAACCGGATCGCCGAGGACTTCCCGGAGCCCGAGCGCTTCGACCCGTCCCGCTACCTCGACGAGCGCCAGGAGGACCTGCAGAACCGCTGGACCTGGATCCCGTTCGGTGCCGGCAAGCACCGCTGCGTGGGCAACGCGTTCGCGATGATGCAGATGAAGGCGATCTTCTCGGTGATCCTGCGTGACTACGAGTTCGAGATGACCCAGCCGTCGGAGACCTACCGCGACGACGTCTCGAAGATGGTGATCCAGCTCCAGCAGCCGTGCCGCGTGAGGTACCGCCGGAGGCAGAGGTGA
- a CDS encoding SDR family oxidoreductase produces the protein MSKYAQPERRPAVVAGASSGIGAATALSLAAAGHPVALGARRTDKCEELASQIRAGGGEAYVGALDVTDGDSVAAFADKVTAELGDVEVVISNAGSVNPGTIHEVETERFQREVDLAIGGAHRLVRAFVPGMVERRRGDIVFVSSDVAVRARPFMSSYAAGKWGLEGMVHALQMELEGTGVRASIVRPGPTWSEMGTDWDVDDAAFVLNQWVRFGHARHPHFLKPTAIADAITTVVSAPRGVHLNLIEVSPEAPLEDN, from the coding sequence ATGAGCAAGTACGCGCAGCCGGAGCGCCGCCCGGCCGTCGTCGCCGGCGCGTCCTCCGGGATCGGGGCCGCGACCGCGCTGTCACTAGCGGCGGCGGGACACCCGGTCGCGCTCGGCGCGCGACGTACGGACAAGTGCGAGGAGCTCGCCTCCCAGATCCGCGCGGGCGGGGGCGAGGCGTACGTCGGCGCCCTCGACGTCACCGACGGCGACTCGGTCGCCGCCTTCGCCGACAAGGTCACCGCCGAGCTCGGCGACGTCGAGGTGGTGATCTCCAACGCGGGCTCCGTCAACCCGGGCACGATCCACGAGGTCGAGACCGAGCGCTTCCAGCGCGAGGTGGACCTCGCGATCGGGGGAGCGCACCGGTTGGTCCGCGCCTTCGTCCCGGGCATGGTCGAGCGCCGCCGGGGCGACATCGTCTTCGTCTCCTCCGACGTCGCGGTCCGCGCCCGGCCTTTCATGTCGTCGTACGCCGCCGGCAAGTGGGGTCTCGAAGGCATGGTGCACGCGCTGCAGATGGAGCTCGAGGGCACCGGCGTGCGCGCGTCGATCGTGCGGCCCGGCCCGACCTGGAGCGAGATGGGCACCGACTGGGACGTCGACGACGCCGCCTTCGTGCTCAACCAGTGGGTGAGGTTCGGGCACGCGCGGCACCCGCACTTCCTCAAGCCGACGGCGATCGCCGATGCGATCACCACCGTCGTCAGCGCGCCACGCGGCGTGCACCTGAACCTGATCGAGGTCTCGCCCGAGGCACCCCTGGAGGACAATTGA
- a CDS encoding cytochrome P450 has product MSIVQSSPVLDPYDYGFQNDPYPVYAWLREHEPLHHNPELDLWALTQHADIAEALRTEGTYSNSYGVAIEKSAWGPSAYKVMSILGMDPPRQKRLRSLVSRGFTPRRVHDLLPRIQELTDRYLGECLEMGSFDWISDFAGKLPMDVISEMMGVPEEDRAEVRRQADIVVHREDGVYDVPQAGAEASLWLVVYYMEMVTQRRRQPTDDLTSALIEAEVDGERLDDEDVIAFLFLMVVAGNETTTKLLGHAAFHLTRHPDQHDLVFGGSGNTDLVAPWVEETLRFDTSSQLLARYLLSDVELHGRVAPQGSKLLLCLGSANRDESVFSRPDEYDITRDADELAKILSFGGGRHFCLGANLARLEARVALTALVERARSIEVDHDACRRVHSVNVRGFAVEPMKLVPR; this is encoded by the coding sequence ATGAGCATCGTGCAGAGCAGTCCGGTCCTCGACCCGTACGACTACGGGTTCCAGAACGACCCCTATCCCGTCTACGCCTGGCTGCGCGAGCACGAGCCGCTGCACCACAACCCGGAGCTCGACCTCTGGGCGCTGACCCAGCACGCGGACATCGCCGAGGCACTGCGGACGGAGGGCACCTACTCCAACTCGTACGGCGTCGCGATCGAGAAGTCGGCCTGGGGTCCGTCGGCCTACAAGGTGATGTCGATCCTCGGCATGGACCCGCCGAGGCAGAAGCGGCTGCGGTCGCTGGTGTCCCGCGGCTTCACGCCGCGTCGCGTGCACGACCTGCTGCCGCGCATCCAGGAGCTGACCGACCGCTATCTCGGCGAGTGCCTCGAGATGGGCAGCTTCGACTGGATCTCCGACTTCGCCGGCAAGCTCCCGATGGACGTCATCTCCGAGATGATGGGCGTCCCGGAGGAGGACCGCGCCGAGGTCCGCCGCCAGGCCGACATCGTCGTCCACCGCGAGGACGGCGTGTACGACGTGCCGCAGGCCGGCGCCGAGGCGTCGTTGTGGCTGGTCGTCTACTACATGGAGATGGTGACCCAGCGGCGGCGGCAGCCCACCGACGACCTGACCAGCGCGCTGATCGAGGCCGAGGTCGACGGGGAACGACTGGACGACGAGGACGTCATCGCCTTCCTCTTCCTGATGGTGGTCGCCGGCAACGAGACCACGACGAAGCTGCTCGGCCACGCGGCCTTCCACCTCACCCGTCACCCGGACCAGCACGACCTCGTCTTCGGCGGCTCCGGCAACACCGACCTGGTGGCGCCGTGGGTCGAGGAGACGCTCCGGTTCGACACCTCCAGCCAGCTGCTGGCCCGCTACCTGCTGAGCGACGTCGAGCTGCACGGCCGGGTCGCACCGCAGGGCTCCAAGCTGCTGCTGTGCCTGGGCTCCGCCAACCGTGACGAGTCCGTCTTCAGCCGCCCCGACGAGTACGACATCACCCGGGACGCCGACGAGCTGGCCAAGATCCTGTCCTTCGGCGGTGGACGGCACTTCTGCCTCGGCGCCAACCTGGCCCGCCTCGAGGCGCGGGTGGCGCTGACCGCCCTCGTCGAGCGCGCTCGTTCCATCGAGGTCGACCACGACGCGTGCCGCCGGGTCCACTCGGTCAACGTCCGCGGCTTCGCCGTCGAGCCGATGAAGCTGGTTCCCCGATGA
- a CDS encoding TetR/AcrR family transcriptional regulator, whose product MSSQVSASPRQGLNARQAETAEKLLSAGLDELRAVGHEALTVRTVAQRAGVSPATAYTYLASKNHLFAELFWRFLAEDAGRTPVGDSSLERVQSVTRHLAERLAAAPELAAAVTPALLGTDPDVERLRLRIGAEFVDRFREALGPDADPAVLETLALAFSGALLQGGMGLMTYTELGDRLDAVVAVILKGNA is encoded by the coding sequence GTGTCCAGTCAGGTGTCCGCCTCGCCGCGCCAGGGTCTCAACGCCCGCCAGGCCGAGACCGCGGAGAAGCTCCTGTCCGCCGGCCTCGACGAGCTGCGCGCCGTCGGGCACGAGGCGCTCACGGTGCGCACGGTCGCCCAGCGCGCAGGCGTCTCGCCGGCGACGGCGTACACCTACCTGGCCTCGAAGAACCACCTCTTCGCCGAGCTGTTCTGGCGCTTCCTGGCCGAGGACGCCGGTCGGACGCCCGTGGGGGACTCCTCGCTGGAGCGCGTCCAGTCGGTGACCCGCCACCTCGCCGAGCGGCTCGCGGCGGCCCCCGAGCTGGCGGCCGCGGTCACGCCCGCCCTCCTCGGCACGGACCCCGACGTCGAGCGGCTGCGGCTGCGGATCGGCGCCGAGTTCGTCGACCGATTTCGGGAGGCGCTCGGTCCCGACGCCGACCCGGCCGTCCTCGAGACGCTCGCGCTGGCCTTCTCCGGCGCCCTGCTCCAGGGCGGCATGGGACTGATGACGTACACCGAGCTCGGCGATCGGCTCGACGCCGTGGTCGCCGTGATCCTGAAGGGGAATGCATGA
- a CDS encoding thiolase family protein, translated as MTDAVIVATARTPIGRARKGSLVDVDAFQLAEVAVGAVLERSGVDAADVDDLVLAESFQGGGVIGRNVAVRLGLDSVPAVAVNRHCASGLTAVANAAASVRAGMDRMVLAGGTESMSTQPMTTKPGPDGTQSWWMSEPNPSTPDAPAFDMPITVGENTARHLGLTRRDVDEWAAYSQARAIESIDNGWFVDQIVPVELATGSFSVDEHPRRGTTVESLAGLPVLRPDLEGATVTAGNAAGLNDAAAVVGVASSDFAAAHGLAPLARIRSWSAVGVPPALTGMGPTGAIPKALERAGLSLADIDLFEINEAFCSVPVATVRSLGIDPTIVNVNGSGASLGHPIAATGARMLITMVHELRRRGAAVGCISMCAAGGMGAAMVVEIV; from the coding sequence ATGACCGACGCCGTCATCGTCGCCACCGCCCGTACGCCGATCGGCCGCGCCCGCAAGGGCTCGCTGGTCGACGTGGACGCCTTCCAGCTGGCCGAGGTGGCGGTCGGGGCCGTGCTCGAGCGGTCCGGCGTCGACGCTGCCGACGTCGACGACCTGGTCCTGGCGGAGAGCTTCCAGGGCGGCGGGGTGATCGGCCGCAACGTCGCCGTACGGCTCGGTCTCGACTCGGTCCCGGCCGTCGCCGTCAACCGGCACTGCGCCAGCGGGCTCACCGCGGTCGCGAACGCCGCCGCCTCGGTCCGGGCCGGCATGGACCGCATGGTGCTGGCCGGCGGCACGGAGAGCATGAGCACCCAGCCGATGACCACGAAGCCCGGCCCCGACGGCACGCAGTCCTGGTGGATGTCGGAGCCCAACCCGAGCACCCCCGACGCGCCGGCCTTCGACATGCCGATCACGGTCGGCGAGAACACCGCCCGTCACCTGGGCCTGACCCGCCGCGACGTGGACGAGTGGGCGGCGTACAGCCAGGCGCGCGCGATCGAGTCGATCGACAACGGCTGGTTCGTCGACCAGATCGTCCCGGTGGAGCTGGCGACAGGGTCGTTCTCCGTCGACGAGCACCCGCGCCGGGGGACGACCGTGGAGTCGCTCGCGGGGCTGCCGGTCCTGCGACCCGACCTCGAGGGTGCGACCGTCACGGCCGGCAACGCGGCCGGCCTCAACGACGCCGCGGCGGTGGTCGGCGTGGCGAGCAGCGACTTCGCGGCGGCGCACGGGCTGGCGCCCCTGGCCCGGATCCGGTCCTGGTCCGCCGTCGGCGTGCCGCCCGCCCTGACCGGCATGGGTCCGACCGGCGCGATCCCGAAGGCGCTCGAGCGGGCGGGGCTGTCGCTCGCCGACATCGACCTCTTCGAGATCAACGAGGCCTTCTGCTCGGTCCCGGTCGCCACCGTGCGCAGCCTGGGCATCGACCCGACGATCGTCAACGTCAACGGCAGCGGTGCCAGCCTCGGTCACCCGATCGCCGCGACCGGTGCGCGGATGCTGATCACGATGGTCCACGAGCTGCGTCGTCGCGGGGCGGCGGTCGGCTGCATCTCGATGTGCGCGGCCGGCGGCATGGGCGCGGCGATGGTGGTCGAGATCGTCTGA